From Lemur catta isolate mLemCat1 chromosome 21, mLemCat1.pri, whole genome shotgun sequence, a single genomic window includes:
- the RITA1 gene encoding RBPJ-interacting and tubulin-associated protein 1: MKTPTEPAVSGMQTRHLQHCCRGGYRVKARASYVDETLFGSPAGTRAAPPDFDPPWVEKANRTRGVGTGASQTSGAQGNHETTLSRGSTPTLTPRKKNKYRLISHTPSYCDESLFGSRPEGANRESPWMAKGDAAKLRALFWTPPATPRGSHSPHSRETPLRAVHPAGPSKAEPRVAADSRKLSVGGLDSPRPLRRGRSHSLTHLNVPSTAHPATSAPHANGPQGPRPSTSGVTFRSPLVTPRAHSVSVLVPATPRRGGATQKPKPPWK, from the exons ATGAAGACCCCCACGGAGCCAGCCGTCAGTGGGATGCAGACCCGCCACCTTCAACACTGCTGCCGCGGTGGCTACCGGGTCAAGGCCAGGGCATCGTACGTGGATGAGACTCTGTTTGGCAGCCCTGCGGGCACCCGCGCCGCCCCACCAGACTTTGACCCACCCTGGGTGGAGAAGGCTAACAGAACCAGAGGAGTGGGCACAGGGGCATCGCAGACCTCGGGGGCCCAGGGGAACCATGAGACCACCCTCTCCAGGGGCAGCACCCCGACCCTCACACCAAGGAAGAAGAACAAATACAG ACTGATCAGCCATACTCCATCTTACTGTGACGAGTCGCTGTTCGGCTCCCGACCTGAGGGTGCCAACCGGGAGTCCCCGTGGATGGCCAAGGGGGACGCTGCGAAACTTCGTGCCCTCTTCTGGACGCCGCCGGCTACCCCCAGGGGTAGCCACTCGCCCCATTCCAGAGAGACCCCACTGCGAGCCGTTCACCCGGCTGGTCCCTCGAAGGCAGAGCCCAGGGTGGCAGCAGACTCCAGGAAGCTGTCCGTGGGTGGGTTAGACTCTCCACGTCCTCTGAGGCGGGGACGTTCCCATTCCCTCACGCACCTGAATGTCCCCAGCACTGCTCACCCAGCCACCAGTGCCCCCCACGCAAATGGACCTCAGGGTCCCAGGCCTTCCACATCAGGGGTGACCTTCCGGAGCCCCCTGGTAACTCCCCGGGCTCACTCAGTCAGTgttttagtcccagctacccccCGACGAGGTGGGGCTACCCAGAAGCCAAAGCCACCTTGGAAATGA